The Prionailurus viverrinus isolate Anna chromosome B4, UM_Priviv_1.0, whole genome shotgun sequence genome has a window encoding:
- the LOC125170233 gene encoding olfactory receptor 6C4-like, with amino-acid sequence MKNQTFLTEFILLGLSDIPEIQLVIFIFLFLTYIFSIIGNLTIITLTLLDSHLQTPMYFFLRNFSFLEISFTTTFTPRLLFSITTGNKSISFAGCFTQYFFAIFFGATEFYLLAAMSFDRYVAICKPLHYMTIMSSTVCIQLVLCSWLAGFLIIISPIILTSQLDFCASNMLNHYYCDYGPLLEISCSDTRFLELVDFILAVVTLVVTLVLVILSYTNIIWTILKIPSAQQRKKAFSTCFSHMIVISLSYGSCIFMYIKPSAKEGVAFNKGVAVLNNSVAPLLNPFIYTLRNKQVKQAFKDVARKIMSI; translated from the coding sequence ATGAAAAACCAAACCTTTCTGACAGAATTCATTCTGCTGGGACTATCAGACATCCCGGAGATCCAACTTGTaatctttatatttctcttcctCACCTACATATTCAGCATCATTGGAAACCTGACAATCATCACCCTTACTCTATTGGATTCCCACCTCCAGActcccatgtatttcttcctccGGAATTTCTCCTTCTTAGAAATTTCCTTTACAACCACTTTTACTCCCAGGCTGCTGTTCAGCATCACAACTGGAAACAAGAGCATCAGCTTTGCTGGCTGCTTCACTCAGTACTTCTTTGCCATCTTCTTCGGAGCCACAGAGTTTTACCTTCTGGCTGCCATGTCCtttgaccgctatgtggccataTGCAAACCCCTGCATTACATGACCATTATGAGCAGCACAGTCTGCATCCAGCTGGTCCTCTGCTCTTGGTTGGCTGGATTCCTAATCATCATATCCCCAATCATCCTGACCAGTCAGCTGGATTTCTGTGCCTCCAACATGCTGAATCATTATTACTGTGACTATGGACCCCTCCTAGAAATATCTTGCTCAGACACAAGATTCCTGGAGCTGGTTGACTTTATCTTAGCAGTTGTGACCTTGGTGGTCACTCTGGTGCTGGTGATTCTCTCCTACACAAACATCATCTGGACCATTCTCAAGATCCCCTCAgctcagcaaaggaaaaaggCTTTTTCCACGTGTTTTTCCCACATGATTGTCATCTCCCTCTCTTATGGCAGCTGCATCTTCATGTACATAAAACCCTCAGCTAAAGAAGGAGTTGCCTTCAATAAGGGGGTAGCTGTGCTCAATAACTCAGTTGCCCCTTTATTGAACCCATTCATTTACACCTTAAGgaacaaacaagtaaaacaagCCTTCAAGGATGTGGCCAGAAAGATTATGAGTATTTAA